The stretch of DNA AGGCCGGGGAGCTCGCTGAGGGTGGCGGGAATGATCCGCACGTCGTGCCCTCGCTGGTCGAATTCGACCCGGCCGCGGCCGGGGAGCACGGTGGCACGGCGGTTGACGCGGTAGGTGCCTCCGGGAACGTCCACCCACGGCAGGGTGCGCAGCAGCCACCGGCTGGTGATGGACTGCATCTGGGGCGGCGTCTTGGTGGTGCTCGCCAGGAGTTTCGCCGCCTGAACGGTCAGGGACTGCGGTGTCTCCGGGATGGTGGGCACGGCCTCTTGCGTCATGGGAGCCCTTTCCCCAGGGGAATTGTCAGCGTGGTTCGGTAGTCGAAGCCGCAGCCCGGGAGTGGATGCCTCCGGTGGGCAGGTCAGGCGGAAGGACGGCAACGGCAACTCTGGGGCGCGTCCGGGTGCACCGGCACTGACCAGCGGACATCAGCGTGTTGAAACGCGGTCCGACGTTGAACGGTGCTCCGCGCGTGCCGCCCGGTCGTCGGCCCGATGTGCCGAGCTGGGCCGGCCAGTGCCGGTGGCCTATGCGCCGGGAGCGTTCAACGTGGTCGGTGGATGAAACGGTCCGCGCGGCCCGGCCCGGTTGTCGAGCCCGGAGAACAGCCCATCGTGGTGACTGGTGAACCGGGCCGTCCGCGAGGAGAACCGCGGTGGCCGACGGGGGTGACCTGCTCTGGACGGTGAAAGCCGCCGGTCCGGTCCCACCGGTGGCGGTCGGATCCGCCGACGATCTGCGGGGGTCGAGCTCGCCGGGTCGACCGGCCGGCTGGTCGATCCGTTCTCTTGAGCACCCCGCCGAAGGAGAAGGCCTGTCATGCCAGTTGCTGCCCGCGTACCAGCGAAGATCAATCTTCAACTGTCCGTCGGTCTCCGCCGTCAGAGCGGCTTCCACCCCCTGACCACGGTGGTCCTGGCGGTCGGGGTCTACGAGACGGTCACCGTGGCCACCCACTCCGCACTGCGGGTCACCGCCTCCGGTGAGCAGGCCCGGCCGGTGCCGCCCGACGGGACCCACCCGGCGGTCCGGGCGGCCCGGGGTCTGGCCAGAATGCACAACATCGCGCCGGACGTCCACCTGCACCTCGCGAAGGAGGTGCCGGCCGGCAGCGGTCTGGGTGGCGGAGGTGCCTCCGCCGCCGCCACCCTGCTCGCCTGCGACCTGCTCTGGGACACGGCGACCAAGCCCTCCATGCTGGCCCGGTTGGGGCGTTCGCTGGGCAGTGACGTGCCGTTCGCGCTGTGCGGCGGCGCTGCGCTGGCCACCGGCCGGGGCGACCGGGTGGTCCCGGTGCCGGCCAATCGGGACATCTACTGGGTGCTCGCCGTGGCGGACCGACCGCTGAGGCCGGCCGAAGTGTTCGAGCGCTGGGACGTGCTGCAGGCCGCCGGGGAGGTCCCGCCGCCGACCGGTTCGGAGGGCGGGCCGGACCGGGCGGATACCGGCCTGCTCAGCGCACTGCAGGCGGGGGACGCCCCCGCACTGGCCGGGCGGCTCTCCAACGACCTGCAGCCGGCCGCACTGTCGCTCTACCCCCGGCTCCGATGGACCCTGGACGCCGGGCTCGCCGCCGGAGCGCTGGCCGCGCTGGTCTGCGGGGCCGGATCCACCTGCGCCTTCCTCGCGGAGGGCGTGGCGGAGGCGGAGGCGGTGGCCGCGCGGATGCGGCGGGACGGCCTGCGCACACTCCTGGTCAGTGGGCCCGCCTACTGCGCCACGATGGTGCCCGCGCCTTAGCGGCCCAGGGCACCGACGCGGAGCGGCCGGCGGGCTGTCGAGCTGCGGTCACGTGTCGAGCAGCGCGGGCGCGGCGGTGTTCAACGCTCCGGTCGTATTCATCGCACTCCGCGCTCGGTGCCGCTACCGGGCCGGCCGCCGTGGGCTCTCTACTGGGCTTCGGCACAGCCCGGCCAGCCCCGAAGGAGACCTCGACCATGACCATCCAGGACACCCGCACCACTCGGTACCAGGACTCGATCGCCGCGTACTGGAACGCCGAGAAGAACCCCGTCAACCTGCTGCTCGGCGACGTGGACGGCCTCTACCACCACCACTACGGCATCGGCGACCCCGACTGGTCCGTCCTGGACACCCCGGCCGAAGGACGGGACGAGGCCGTGATCAAGGAGCTGCACCGCCTGGAGCAGGCCCAGGCCGACTTGCTGGCCCACCACCTGGGCCCACTGCGGCCGGAGGACAAGGTGTTCGACGCCGGCTGCGGGCGCGGCGGCGGGTCGATCGTCGCCAACCTCCACTACGGCTGCTCCGCCGACGGCGTCACCCTCTCCTCCGAGCAGGCCGCCTTCGCCAACGAGCAGGCCCGCAAGCGCGGGGTGGACGACAAGGTCCGCTACCACGTCAGGAACATGCTCGACACCGGCTTCGAGACCGGCGCCTACGCCGCCTCCTGGAACAACGAATCCACCATGTACGTCGAACTCGGCCTGCTCTTCGCCGAGCACGCCCGGCTGCTGCGCCGGGGCGGACGGTACGTCACCATCACCGGCTGCTACAACGACGCCTACGGCCTGCCCTCCCGGGAGGTCTCGCTGATCAACGCGCACTACATCTGCGACATCCACCCCCGCAGCACCTACTTCCGCGAGCTCGCGGCCAACCGCCTGGTGCCCAACACCGTCATCGACCTGACCGCCGCGACCATCCCGTACTGGGAGATGCGCGCCAAGTCCTCCCTGGTCACCGGCATCGAGGACGCCTTCCTCGACGCCTACAAGGGCGGCAGCTTCCAGTACCTGCTCATCGCCGCCGACCGCGTCTGACCCACCGCCGGTACCATCCGCCGACCGCCTCGGGGCGGTCGGCGCCGTCATGGAGAGGGCCATCCCCATGGACACGTCCGCCCTGCCGCTCGACCCGGCCGGCATCCGCGCCGAGGTCGACCGGACCATCGACTCCCTGCTCGACACCGTCCGGGCCCAGGCGGCCGACCAGGCCGTCCTGCCGCTGATCGAGGAGCTCCGGCTCTTCCTCGCCGGGGGCAAGCGGATCAGGCCCGTCCTGTGCGTGCTCGGCTGGTACGCCGCCGGGGGCACCGACACGCCCCGGCCGGTGCTGAGCCTGGCGGCCGCGCTGGAACTCATGCACGCCTCGCTGCTGATCCACGACGACCTGATCGACCGGTCGCAGACCCGCCGGGGGCGCCCCACGACCCATGTCTCGCTCGCCGAGCGTCGTCGGGCCCAGACGCCCGCCGAGGAGGCCGACCGCTACGGTGCCGATGCGGCGCTCCTGCTCGGCGACCTCACCATGACCTGGTCGGACCAACTGGTCAGGACGGCAGTGCACTTCACGCCACGTCAGCTCAACGACATCCTGCCGCTGCTCGACCGGCTGCGCTTCGAGGTCCTCACCGGTCAGTACCTCGACCTGGCGGGCTCCGGGCGCCCCGACGGTGATGTGGAGGCGGCGCTGGCCATCACCCGCCTGAAGACCGCGCACTACACCATCGAGCGGCCGCTGCAACTCGGCACCCTGCTGGCACAGTCCGACCCGGCGCTGCTCACGGCCTGCACCCGGTTCGGCATCCCGCTGGGTGAGGCCTTCCAGCTGCGGGACGACCTCCTCGGCGTCTTCGGTGACCCGTCCAGCACGGGCAAGCCCGTCCTGGACGACCTGCGGGAGGGCAAGCGGACGCCGCTGCTGGCGATCGCCCACGGCCGCGCCACGCCCGCCCAACGGGCCGTGCTGGAATCCCTGGTGGGCAAGGCCGACCTCGATACGGACGGCGCGGGCGAGGTGGTCTCGGTGCTGGAGCGGACCGGCGCCCGCGCGACGGTCGAAAAGATGATCGCCGAGCGCCACGCTGCGGCCCTCCAGGCGCTGGACGCCGCTCCCTTCCGCCCGGCCGCCGCCCTCGCCCTCCGGCGGATCGCCGCCCAGGCCGTCCAGCGGTCGGCTTGAGCGGCCGTCCGTCAGAGCAGGCCGGCCCCGACGGCGGACCGGCGCCGCCGAGGTCCGGGGTACGGAGCGGAACTCGGCGAGTGCGTCGTTTCCTCCTCACGGCGTAGCGGTGAGCCCCGACGCCACCTGTTCGGTCCCCTCGGGCGGTGGCCGGGTGCCGAGCATGCCTACGGTCGGAGTCCGATGGGTCGGGGCGGTTCGGCGACGGAGGAGGATAGTCCGGATGGTCATGGATCCGGTGACGCAGTCGCTCACCGAGCTGCACCGGCGCGTGAGCGCCCTCCGGGGCGGCGAGGTCGCCGCGTACATCCCCAAGCTGGCCCAGGCTGACCCGGAGGACTTCGGCATCGCCCTCACCAGTATGGCGGGCCGGACCTACCAGGTGGGCAAGTCCGAGACCCGCTTCACCATCCAGTCGGTCTCCAAGCCCTTCGTCTACGCCTTGGCGCTGACGGACCTGGGGCCCGACGAGGTGCTCAAGCGCGTCGGTGCCGAGCCGAGCGGCGAGGCCTTCAACGCGATCAGTCTCGAGCCCGGCACCGGCCGCCCGGCCAATCCGATGGTCAACGCCGGGGCGATCGCCACCACCGCGCTGGTCAGGGCGGGGAGTCCGGCGGAGCGGTCCCGCCGCATCCTCGACTGGCTGTCCGCCTTCGCCGGTCGCCGGCTCGACCACGACGAGGAGGTCTACGCCTCCGAATCCGCGAGCGGTGACCGCAACCGGGCGCTGGCCTACCTGATGCGCTCGGCGGGCTCGCTGGAGGACGACCCGCACGAGGTGACCGACACCTACTTCCGTCAGTGCGCCGTCCGGGTCACGGCGGCGGATCTGTCGATCATGGCCGCCACGCTCGCGAAGGGGGGTCTGAACCCGGTCACCGGGCAGCGTGTCGTCGCCAAGGACGTCGCGGTGCGGACCTTGGCGGTCATGGCCACCTGCGGGATGTACAACGGCGCCGGCCAGTGGCTGCTGAACGTCGGCCTGCCGGCCAAGAGCGGTGTGGCCGGCGGTCTGATCGCGGCCAGCCCGGGGCGGTTCGGGGTGGCGCTCTACAGCCCTCCGCTGGACGCCGAGGGCAACTCCGTGCGCGGGGTCGCGGCGCTCACCGAGATGTCGGAACGGTTTGCCCTGCACCTCATGCACGTCCCGGTGCACCTGACCTCCACCGTCACCGAGACCGTCACG from Kitasatospora sp. MMS16-BH015 encodes:
- a CDS encoding geranyl diphosphate 2-C-methyltransferase, which encodes MTIQDTRTTRYQDSIAAYWNAEKNPVNLLLGDVDGLYHHHYGIGDPDWSVLDTPAEGRDEAVIKELHRLEQAQADLLAHHLGPLRPEDKVFDAGCGRGGGSIVANLHYGCSADGVTLSSEQAAFANEQARKRGVDDKVRYHVRNMLDTGFETGAYAASWNNESTMYVELGLLFAEHARLLRRGGRYVTITGCYNDAYGLPSREVSLINAHYICDIHPRSTYFRELAANRLVPNTVIDLTAATIPYWEMRAKSSLVTGIEDAFLDAYKGGSFQYLLIAADRV
- a CDS encoding 4-(cytidine 5'-diphospho)-2-C-methyl-D-erythritol kinase yields the protein MPVAARVPAKINLQLSVGLRRQSGFHPLTTVVLAVGVYETVTVATHSALRVTASGEQARPVPPDGTHPAVRAARGLARMHNIAPDVHLHLAKEVPAGSGLGGGGASAAATLLACDLLWDTATKPSMLARLGRSLGSDVPFALCGGAALATGRGDRVVPVPANRDIYWVLAVADRPLRPAEVFERWDVLQAAGEVPPPTGSEGGPDRADTGLLSALQAGDAPALAGRLSNDLQPAALSLYPRLRWTLDAGLAAGALAALVCGAGSTCAFLAEGVAEAEAVAARMRRDGLRTLLVSGPAYCATMVPAP
- a CDS encoding polyprenyl synthetase family protein, with the protein product MDTSALPLDPAGIRAEVDRTIDSLLDTVRAQAADQAVLPLIEELRLFLAGGKRIRPVLCVLGWYAAGGTDTPRPVLSLAAALELMHASLLIHDDLIDRSQTRRGRPTTHVSLAERRRAQTPAEEADRYGADAALLLGDLTMTWSDQLVRTAVHFTPRQLNDILPLLDRLRFEVLTGQYLDLAGSGRPDGDVEAALAITRLKTAHYTIERPLQLGTLLAQSDPALLTACTRFGIPLGEAFQLRDDLLGVFGDPSSTGKPVLDDLREGKRTPLLAIAHGRATPAQRAVLESLVGKADLDTDGAGEVVSVLERTGARATVEKMIAERHAAALQALDAAPFRPAAALALRRIAAQAVQRSA
- the glsA gene encoding glutaminase A, with amino-acid sequence MVMDPVTQSLTELHRRVSALRGGEVAAYIPKLAQADPEDFGIALTSMAGRTYQVGKSETRFTIQSVSKPFVYALALTDLGPDEVLKRVGAEPSGEAFNAISLEPGTGRPANPMVNAGAIATTALVRAGSPAERSRRILDWLSAFAGRRLDHDEEVYASESASGDRNRALAYLMRSAGSLEDDPHEVTDTYFRQCAVRVTAADLSIMAATLAKGGLNPVTGQRVVAKDVAVRTLAVMATCGMYNGAGQWLLNVGLPAKSGVAGGLIAASPGRFGVALYSPPLDAEGNSVRGVAALTEMSERFALHLMHVPVHLTSTVTETVTAARSSRARSAAETEALEQDDRRIVVIGAQGELEFTETEQFLTEVMSVLPTAPGGLVLDLTAVTGISPGPATMLAAAVANLEQRGLLVAVAVQQPFLDRAECRPGAWTTTRDAAVAWCEDRLLERGAPR